One genomic segment of Rivularia sp. PCC 7116 includes these proteins:
- a CDS encoding esterase-like activity of phytase family protein, with protein MAVKLTGFASLPADTFAEGSPAGADISANGRTGPFEGQPVQGFSGVQFAPGNNDSYWFLSDNGFGNKNNSSDYLLRIYQVNPDFKKANEGNGTIEVEQFIQLSDPDNLIPFDIVNEDSPQRFLTGADFDIESFVIANDGSIWVGDEFGPFLLHFDSTGKLIEAPIATPNLASSDEPVVRSPQNPDVLFNTLDGEPPLVIAHRGASGELPEHTLEAYRRAIVQGADFIEPDLVITKDGVLIARHEPILDDTTNVGEVFGEERKSTKNLDGEEVTAYFAEDFTLAEIKQLRAVQSRDFRDQSFNGEFEIPTFKEVIELVQQVEAETGEKVGIYPETKHPTFFDEQGLSLEEPLIQTLQETGFTDSSRIFIQSFEVANLLDLQNNLLPGAGLSDIPLVQLYGDVEDEFINENGGGFSVPYDIVANFSNPDFDEADAKAVYGDFVSVVPDFGEDVTGDGIPDTTYQDLATKEIFDYIGETYAEGVGPWKNSFVLRESIDNPVDANGDGNAEITTQLTGEIRPYVEWAHEAGMQIHPYTLRNEERFLTLNPDGTVQTPEGEFKQFIELGVDGFFTDFPETGRIAVNQEIVPSNLASSRGFEGMAFSPDRKTLYPLLEGAVAGDPDDALRIYKFDATTSKYTGLVGFYQTSVPGHAIGDFAPINDSEFLVIERDGKQGDEAEFKKIFKVDISQVDENGYVEKEEAVDLLNIQDPNDLNNDGETTFSFPFVTIEDVLVIDENTILVANDNNYPFSTGRSEGIDNNEVILLELDKSLDLDSRLGQSGMESEESKLVAGSSDKDLFVSKSNFEGDKNILFAGSGDDEIDLAFGGSNNRVDAGSGEDTVYLGNQNRVLGGKGNDKFFASGGDNIISGGEGADQFWIVTGEIAESKNTIVDFEIGTDVIGILGSSSLGIDANTLMLNEINGNTEINFNGQTLAMLNGVTGLDVDTSVVFA; from the coding sequence ATGGCGGTCAAATTAACAGGATTCGCATCGTTACCTGCCGATACTTTCGCGGAAGGTTCCCCAGCAGGTGCTGATATTTCTGCTAACGGACGTACTGGACCTTTTGAAGGACAGCCAGTTCAAGGCTTTAGTGGCGTTCAGTTTGCTCCTGGTAATAATGATTCTTACTGGTTTTTGTCAGATAACGGTTTTGGAAATAAAAATAATAGTTCCGACTATCTATTGCGGATTTATCAGGTAAATCCCGATTTTAAGAAAGCCAACGAAGGGAATGGAACTATTGAGGTTGAACAGTTTATTCAACTTTCCGATCCCGATAATTTGATTCCTTTTGATATAGTTAACGAGGATTCTCCGCAGCGGTTTTTGACTGGTGCGGATTTTGATATTGAATCTTTTGTAATTGCTAACGACGGCTCGATTTGGGTAGGGGATGAGTTTGGGCCATTTTTGCTTCACTTCGATTCGACGGGAAAGTTGATTGAAGCACCGATTGCCACTCCGAATTTAGCAAGTAGCGATGAACCTGTAGTTCGTTCTCCCCAAAATCCCGACGTTCTTTTCAATACCCTCGATGGCGAACCACCCCTGGTTATAGCCCACCGTGGTGCCAGCGGGGAATTACCAGAACATACTTTGGAAGCTTATCGTCGTGCTATTGTTCAAGGTGCCGATTTTATCGAACCAGATTTAGTAATTACTAAAGATGGGGTGCTAATTGCACGTCACGAACCAATTTTAGATGACACCACCAATGTTGGTGAAGTGTTTGGAGAGGAGCGTAAATCTACTAAAAATCTTGATGGAGAGGAAGTTACGGCTTATTTTGCTGAAGATTTTACTTTAGCTGAAATCAAACAGTTGCGAGCGGTACAGTCTCGCGATTTCCGCGATCAATCTTTTAACGGTGAGTTTGAAATTCCTACTTTTAAAGAAGTTATCGAACTTGTACAGCAAGTAGAAGCGGAAACCGGGGAAAAAGTTGGAATATATCCCGAAACGAAACACCCGACTTTCTTTGACGAGCAAGGGTTGTCTTTGGAAGAGCCTTTAATTCAAACTTTGCAAGAGACTGGTTTTACCGACTCTAGCAGAATTTTTATTCAGTCTTTTGAAGTTGCCAATCTTCTCGATTTACAAAATAATCTGCTTCCCGGTGCTGGTTTATCAGATATACCCTTAGTTCAACTTTACGGCGATGTCGAAGACGAGTTTATCAACGAAAACGGTGGTGGTTTCTCGGTACCTTACGATATTGTTGCGAATTTCAGCAACCCCGATTTTGACGAAGCTGATGCAAAAGCTGTTTACGGCGATTTTGTGAGTGTAGTTCCCGATTTTGGTGAAGATGTCACTGGTGATGGTATTCCAGATACGACTTATCAAGATTTAGCCACCAAAGAAATTTTTGATTATATCGGTGAAACCTACGCTGAAGGTGTGGGACCTTGGAAAAACAGTTTTGTGTTAAGGGAATCTATAGATAATCCTGTTGATGCAAATGGTGATGGAAATGCAGAAATCACAACCCAACTCACCGGAGAAATTCGTCCTTATGTCGAATGGGCGCATGAGGCAGGAATGCAAATTCATCCCTACACTCTACGAAATGAAGAGCGCTTCCTGACTTTAAACCCCGACGGTACCGTGCAAACTCCTGAAGGTGAATTCAAGCAGTTTATCGAATTAGGTGTGGATGGTTTCTTCACCGATTTTCCCGAAACCGGCAGAATTGCGGTTAACCAAGAAATTGTCCCCTCAAATCTTGCTTCATCTCGCGGTTTTGAAGGAATGGCTTTTAGTCCAGACCGCAAAACGTTATATCCTTTATTAGAAGGAGCGGTTGCAGGAGATCCTGATGATGCTTTACGAATTTACAAGTTTGATGCGACAACCAGCAAGTACACGGGCTTAGTTGGTTTCTATCAAACCTCAGTTCCCGGTCATGCAATTGGTGATTTTGCTCCTATCAACGATTCAGAATTTTTAGTCATTGAAAGAGATGGAAAGCAAGGGGATGAGGCAGAGTTCAAGAAAATTTTCAAAGTTGATATCTCTCAGGTAGACGAAAACGGTTACGTTGAGAAAGAAGAAGCGGTCGATCTATTGAATATTCAAGACCCCAACGACTTGAATAACGATGGTGAAACCACTTTCTCGTTCCCTTTCGTTACCATCGAAGATGTTTTAGTTATTGACGAAAACACAATCTTAGTTGCTAACGATAATAATTATCCCTTCTCCACCGGACGAAGTGAGGGTATCGATAATAATGAAGTCATTCTTCTAGAATTAGATAAATCCTTAGATTTAGATTCCCGTTTAGGTCAATCCGGGATGGAGAGCGAAGAATCTAAACTAGTCGCGGGTAGTAGCGATAAAGATTTATTTGTTTCTAAAAGCAACTTCGAGGGTGATAAGAACATCCTATTTGCTGGTTCTGGTGACGATGAGATTGATTTAGCTTTTGGCGGCAGCAACAACCGAGTTGATGCTGGTAGCGGAGAAGATACAGTTTACCTTGGCAATCAAAATCGCGTACTTGGTGGTAAAGGCAACGATAAATTCTTTGCATCCGGTGGCGATAATATCATATCTGGTGGCGAGGGTGCCGACCAATTCTGGATTGTCACTGGAGAAATTGCCGAATCTAAAAATACCATCGTTGATTTTGAAATTGGTACTGATGTAATTGGTATTTTGGGTAGTTCGAGCCTCGGTATCGATGCGAATACTTTAATGCTGAATGAAATCAATGGCAATACTGAAATTAACTTCAACGGTCAAACTTTAGCAATGCTTAACGGTGTAACTGGTTTAGATGTTGATACCAGCGTTGTATTTGCTTGA